The following proteins are encoded in a genomic region of Sorangiineae bacterium MSr12523:
- a CDS encoding NAD(P)-dependent oxidoreductase produces the protein MKVLITGASGFLGSHVAEQLSLAGHQVRALVRKSSNRKFLESLPNVELAYGAVEEADKVEAAVEGVDAIVHAAGIVKARDRDEFQRINLGGTVNVISAAKKHAKNIRRLVYISSLEACGPSETDTPVRVDQENPVTAYGRSKLAAEKAILAIKDEIPVVTLRPTGIYGPRDIEIYEVFKAVQRRVLPVTGDGSSKVTFTYATDCAKAVIRAILAEIPSGRTYFITDGKVYVQREAMEEVERAIGKRALVRKGLPLGIISAVAFGVETYGKVANKAVMLTREKANMLRMPYWVCTTDDAIADLGWKPEVDWVQGTRLTVKWYRENGWL, from the coding sequence ATGAAAGTACTGATCACGGGGGCCAGCGGTTTTCTCGGAAGCCACGTTGCCGAACAACTTTCGCTCGCGGGCCATCAAGTGCGCGCGTTGGTGCGAAAGAGCTCCAATCGAAAATTCTTGGAGTCGCTGCCGAACGTGGAGCTGGCCTACGGCGCCGTCGAAGAAGCCGACAAGGTGGAGGCCGCGGTCGAGGGTGTGGACGCCATCGTGCATGCCGCGGGCATCGTCAAGGCGCGCGATCGCGACGAGTTCCAAAGGATCAACCTGGGTGGCACGGTGAATGTGATCAGCGCGGCGAAGAAGCACGCGAAGAACATCCGCCGCCTGGTGTACATCTCGAGCCTCGAGGCGTGCGGCCCGTCGGAGACGGACACGCCGGTGCGGGTGGATCAGGAGAACCCGGTTACCGCGTACGGACGCTCGAAGCTGGCCGCCGAGAAGGCGATCCTGGCCATCAAGGACGAGATCCCCGTGGTGACCTTGCGCCCGACGGGCATCTACGGTCCGCGCGACATCGAGATCTACGAGGTCTTCAAAGCCGTGCAACGCCGCGTGCTTCCCGTCACGGGCGACGGCAGCTCCAAGGTGACGTTCACCTACGCAACCGACTGCGCAAAGGCCGTCATCCGCGCCATTTTGGCGGAGATCCCGAGCGGCCGAACCTACTTCATCACCGACGGCAAGGTCTACGTACAGCGCGAAGCCATGGAAGAAGTGGAACGCGCCATCGGCAAGCGCGCCTTGGTCCGCAAGGGCTTGCCCCTCGGCATCATCAGCGCCGTCGCCTTCGGCGTAGAGACGTACGGCAAGGTCGCGAACAAAGCTGTGATGCTCACCCGCGAAAAGGCAAACATGCTGCGCATGCCCTACTGGGTCTGCACGACCGACGACGCCATCGCCGATTTGGGCTGGAAGCCCGAGGTGGATTGGGTGCAGGGTACCCGGCTCACGGTGAAGTGGTACCGCGAGAACGGGTGGCTCTAA
- a CDS encoding MFS transporter yields the protein MADPRLRARRIRVVIACGVGSFMAALSTNLVNISAPVIARELGLGPGEISPIFTVYLLVITVLLPVFGRVGDAFGAKKVFVAGFAGFGVTSLLCAHTHSLAALIAARALQGVCAAMLMSMGPAIVLSVFPPTHRARALGLQLSLTYLGLVIGPTLGGLLVGSLGWRSIFLVLCGVAVLGTVLATVWLVEGEVRRTRGAGQGTFSLPFWLGLAGALLLYTTTFMLSFSLPFQLQHARGISARDAGLLLTPQPAMMAIVAPIGGWLSDRFGTRWPCAFGMVAIAAGCVLLSYVAADASPVAVAPVVALIGLGAGAFVAPNNAAIMGAAPKDRQGTAAAAAAMARNIGMTSGVALAGALLHRAGSFTSVMFAAATLALSGTTLALVRPSSR from the coding sequence GTGGCTGACCCGCGGCTTCGGGCCCGCCGCATTCGCGTCGTGATCGCGTGCGGTGTGGGCTCCTTCATGGCGGCCCTCAGCACGAACCTCGTGAACATTTCGGCGCCGGTCATTGCGCGCGAGCTCGGGCTCGGCCCGGGCGAGATCAGTCCGATTTTCACGGTGTACCTGCTGGTCATCACCGTACTTTTGCCGGTGTTCGGGCGGGTCGGCGATGCCTTCGGCGCGAAGAAGGTGTTCGTCGCGGGCTTCGCGGGCTTCGGCGTGACGTCGCTTCTCTGCGCGCACACGCATTCGCTGGCTGCGCTCATTGCGGCGCGGGCCCTTCAGGGCGTGTGCGCCGCGATGCTGATGTCCATGGGCCCGGCCATCGTGCTGAGCGTCTTTCCGCCCACGCACCGGGCGCGGGCGCTCGGCCTGCAGCTTTCGCTCACGTACCTCGGGCTGGTCATCGGGCCGACCTTGGGCGGCCTTCTCGTGGGCTCGCTCGGCTGGCGCTCCATCTTTCTCGTGCTGTGCGGGGTCGCGGTGCTCGGCACGGTGTTGGCCACGGTGTGGCTCGTCGAGGGTGAGGTTCGACGCACGCGGGGCGCTGGTCAGGGGACATTTTCTTTGCCTTTTTGGCTAGGCCTCGCCGGCGCCTTGCTGCTCTACACGACGACGTTCATGCTGTCGTTCTCTCTTCCCTTTCAGCTTCAGCACGCGCGCGGCATTTCCGCCCGTGACGCGGGTCTGCTTCTCACGCCGCAACCTGCGATGATGGCCATCGTCGCGCCCATCGGGGGATGGCTTTCGGACCGCTTCGGCACACGCTGGCCCTGCGCGTTCGGCATGGTGGCCATCGCAGCCGGTTGCGTGCTTCTCTCCTACGTCGCCGCCGACGCGTCACCCGTCGCCGTCGCACCCGTGGTTGCGCTCATCGGCCTCGGCGCGGGCGCATTCGTCGCGCCGAACAATGCCGCCATCATGGGTGCGGCCCCCAAAGACCGCCAGGGCACCGCCGCCGCGGCCGCCGCAATGGCGCGCAACATCGGTATGACCAGCGGCGTAGCCCTCGCCGGTGCCCTCCTCCACCGTGCGGGCTCCTTCACGTCCGTCATGTTCGCCGCTGCCACCCTCGCCCTGAGCGGAACCACCCTCGCCTTGGTGCGCCCAAGTTCCCGTTGA
- the pqqE gene encoding pyrroloquinoline quinone biosynthesis protein PqqE — translation MSAPRPYTLIAELTYRCALKCPYCSNPTALRDHRDEMTTEQWLRVLTEAEELGVVQVHFTGGEPLARKDLEPIVRRARELGLYSNLVTSTVPLTRERLVGLKEAGIDHVQVSLQSTRPERADEIAGYEGHAHKLVAARWVKELELPLTINVVLHRANLDEVEDIVALAEELGADRVELANTQYHAWALLNRDTLLPTREQLERASVAAAKAKARLRGKMDVLFVKPDYFSTTPKACMDGWARRFVHMTPGGFVLPCHAAMQITGLEFDSARDRALGDIWENSQALRAYRGDAWMPEPCRSCERKEVDFGGCRCQAFALTGDASATDPVCSLSPQHHLIRDARTTAAPKRYLFRG, via the coding sequence GTGAGTGCGCCGCGGCCGTACACGCTCATCGCCGAACTGACGTACCGGTGCGCGCTCAAGTGCCCCTATTGCTCCAATCCGACGGCACTGCGCGATCACCGCGACGAGATGACCACCGAGCAATGGCTGCGCGTTCTCACGGAGGCGGAGGAGCTCGGGGTCGTGCAGGTGCATTTCACCGGCGGCGAGCCGCTCGCGCGCAAGGATCTCGAGCCCATCGTGCGCCGAGCACGCGAGCTTGGACTTTATTCGAACCTGGTGACCAGCACGGTGCCGCTCACGCGCGAGCGCCTGGTCGGGCTGAAAGAAGCGGGCATCGATCATGTGCAAGTTAGCCTGCAGAGCACGCGGCCCGAGCGGGCCGATGAGATCGCGGGCTACGAAGGGCATGCGCACAAGCTCGTGGCGGCGCGCTGGGTGAAGGAGCTCGAGCTGCCGCTGACCATCAATGTCGTGCTGCACCGGGCGAACCTCGACGAGGTGGAGGACATCGTCGCGCTGGCCGAGGAGCTGGGCGCCGACCGCGTGGAGCTCGCGAACACGCAGTACCATGCGTGGGCGCTGCTGAATCGCGACACGCTCTTGCCCACGCGCGAGCAACTCGAGCGCGCCTCGGTGGCGGCGGCCAAGGCGAAAGCGAGACTTCGCGGAAAGATGGACGTGCTCTTCGTGAAGCCCGACTATTTCTCCACGACGCCCAAAGCCTGCATGGACGGCTGGGCGCGGCGGTTCGTGCACATGACACCTGGCGGTTTCGTTCTGCCGTGCCACGCGGCGATGCAGATCACGGGGCTCGAGTTCGACAGTGCGCGCGATCGGGCGCTGGGCGACATCTGGGAAAACTCGCAGGCGCTGCGGGCCTACCGGGGCGATGCGTGGATGCCCGAGCCTTGCCGCAGCTGCGAGCGCAAGGAGGTGGACTTCGGCGGATGCCGCTGCCAAGCCTTCGCGCTCACGGGCGATGCGTCGGCGACGGATCCCGTGTGTTCGCTTTCACCGCAGCATCATTTGATCCGCGACGCTCGGACCACGGCCGCGCCGAAGCGATACCTTTTCCGTGGCTGA
- the pqqD gene encoding pyrroloquinoline quinone biosynthesis peptide chaperone PqqD — MISAASVPKLAKKARLRFDRHQGQHMLLYPERGLLLSASAAAIAERCDGTRTVAEIARQLAAMSEGASAERIEHDVVEFLEDLAGRGLLDLPEQP, encoded by the coding sequence ATGATCTCCGCGGCATCCGTTCCCAAGCTGGCGAAGAAGGCGCGGCTCCGTTTCGATCGGCACCAGGGGCAGCACATGTTGCTCTATCCGGAACGCGGCCTTCTATTGAGCGCATCCGCAGCGGCCATCGCCGAGCGTTGCGACGGTACGCGAACGGTGGCCGAAATCGCGCGGCAGCTCGCCGCCATGAGCGAAGGTGCGTCGGCGGAGCGCATCGAGCATGACGTCGTGGAGTTCTTGGAAGATCTCGCCGGTCGCGGGCTTCTGGACCTGCCGGAGCAGCCGTGA
- the pqqC gene encoding pyrroloquinoline-quinone synthase PqqC translates to MSALSKDDFVARLREEGEKRYHDHHPFHVRMHAGELSRTQIQAWVLNRYYYQTRIPIKDAIILSKSDDPAFRRSWMQRIVDHDGKSEGEGGLAQWQRLAAGVGLDVEEVKSLSRVLPGVRFACDAYVQLVRERPLVEAVASSLTEFFSPDIMTRRIAAWETHYPWVDGATLAYFRGRVTRARDDSRQAIDYVLAHATGREQQERCIEALITKCHILWALLDAVSKEFPA, encoded by the coding sequence ATGAGCGCACTCTCCAAAGACGACTTCGTGGCAAGGCTGCGGGAAGAAGGCGAAAAGCGCTACCACGACCATCATCCGTTTCACGTGCGCATGCACGCCGGGGAGCTTTCGCGCACGCAGATTCAAGCTTGGGTGCTGAATCGGTATTACTATCAGACGCGAATTCCCATCAAAGATGCCATTATCTTGTCCAAATCGGACGATCCGGCATTTCGCCGTTCGTGGATGCAACGCATCGTCGATCACGATGGAAAGTCCGAGGGTGAGGGTGGCCTGGCGCAGTGGCAGCGGCTCGCGGCGGGTGTGGGACTCGACGTCGAGGAGGTGAAGAGCCTTTCGCGCGTGCTGCCGGGTGTGCGCTTCGCGTGCGATGCGTACGTGCAGCTCGTGCGCGAGCGTCCGCTGGTCGAGGCGGTGGCGTCCTCGCTCACCGAGTTTTTCTCGCCGGACATCATGACGCGCCGGATTGCCGCGTGGGAGACGCACTATCCCTGGGTGGATGGCGCCACGTTGGCGTACTTCCGTGGGCGGGTGACCCGCGCACGGGACGATTCGCGGCAGGCGATCGACTACGTGCTCGCCCATGCGACCGGCCGTGAGCAGCAAGAGCGCTGCATCGAGGCGCTCATCACGAAGTGCCACATCTTGTGGGCGCTGCTCGATGCGGTGAGCAAGGAATTTCCGGCATGA
- the pqqB gene encoding pyrroloquinoline quinone biosynthesis protein PqqB: MMRLTVLGSAAGGGFPQWNCGCPQCVAVRGNHADFQGRTQDSVAATCDGESYVVLNASPDILEQIKRTRALWPRAPRHSPIRAIVLTNGDMDHVLGLFSLRESYPLALYATETVWRGLESNAFLRTLQRFEGHVVWRRLEIGRDTEIRDAAGESTGVHLRAFAAPGKLPVHLMGHGTPSPEDNVGLVLHDGSAPRRSAVYLTACAHLETLSELEGHSALLFDGTFYREDELVRLGLSHAVAKDMAHLPIQVDDGRGSLARLSSLAGRKIYTHINNTNPILSNSSEERRTVESAGFEIAFDGMDITL; the protein is encoded by the coding sequence ATGATGCGGCTCACGGTACTTGGTTCGGCCGCCGGCGGCGGCTTTCCGCAGTGGAATTGTGGTTGTCCCCAATGTGTTGCTGTTCGGGGGAACCACGCTGACTTTCAAGGACGCACACAAGACTCCGTCGCGGCGACCTGCGATGGGGAATCGTATGTCGTCCTTAATGCATCGCCCGACATCCTCGAGCAGATCAAACGCACCCGCGCACTCTGGCCGCGGGCACCGCGTCATTCTCCGATTCGAGCCATCGTGCTCACCAATGGGGACATGGATCATGTTCTCGGACTCTTTTCATTGCGGGAATCGTACCCACTCGCGCTCTATGCGACCGAGACGGTGTGGCGCGGGCTCGAGAGCAATGCCTTCCTGCGGACCTTGCAACGCTTCGAGGGCCACGTGGTCTGGCGCCGGCTCGAGATCGGGCGCGACACCGAAATTCGCGATGCCGCGGGAGAAAGCACGGGCGTTCACCTTCGTGCATTCGCCGCACCGGGAAAGCTGCCGGTCCATCTCATGGGCCACGGCACGCCGAGCCCGGAGGACAATGTCGGGCTCGTGCTCCATGACGGTAGCGCGCCGCGGCGAAGCGCCGTCTACCTTACGGCCTGCGCACACCTCGAGACTTTGAGTGAGCTCGAAGGGCACTCGGCCCTCTTGTTCGACGGAACCTTCTACCGCGAGGACGAACTCGTTCGATTGGGCCTGTCGCATGCAGTGGCGAAGGACATGGCGCACCTTCCAATCCAAGTGGACGATGGCCGAGGCAGCCTCGCGCGGCTATCTTCGCTGGCCGGCCGGAAGATTTATACGCACATCAACAATACGAATCCAATTCTGTCCAACTCGTCGGAAGAGCGGCGCACCGTGGAGTCGGCAGGATTCGAAATCGCCTTCGACGGAATGGACATCACGTTATGA
- a CDS encoding LysR family transcriptional regulator, producing MSSKAFMPTKVRLSPALQKYPWLHVHRARMQGMVWDDLRIFLALGRHGTHAAASRLLGVDATTVGRRLAALETTLRVRLFERTPAGLVLTEAGRTLVPRAERIEAEVVHAERELGGADARLEGTVRLTAGDGLLTFLVVPRLAAFRERHPGIDLELVGETRELDVLRREADVALRLSRPRESSLIARRVGRYEYGIYAGQSYVDRRPPPRSLRDLAAHEWLTYDTSLDHIPEARWLREHAPRPRFALRTNRTVTLVAACASGHGLAILPTAFEAADPRLVRILPRTPLPTRDAWMVFHRDLRTNARVNALGAWLTELFAS from the coding sequence GTGAGTTCGAAGGCTTTCATGCCCACCAAGGTGAGGCTTTCGCCCGCCCTGCAGAAGTACCCATGGTTGCATGTTCATCGTGCAAGAATGCAGGGCATGGTCTGGGACGATCTGCGAATCTTCTTGGCGCTGGGCCGGCACGGTACGCATGCCGCCGCGTCGCGGTTGCTCGGCGTGGATGCCACCACGGTGGGACGGCGGCTCGCCGCGCTGGAGACGACGTTGCGCGTGCGGCTCTTCGAGCGAACGCCGGCGGGGCTCGTGCTCACCGAGGCGGGGCGCACCCTCGTTCCGCGCGCCGAGCGCATCGAGGCCGAGGTCGTGCACGCCGAGCGCGAACTCGGCGGGGCCGATGCGCGGCTCGAAGGCACCGTGCGGCTCACCGCGGGCGACGGCCTGCTGACGTTTCTCGTGGTGCCGCGCCTTGCGGCCTTCCGCGAGCGGCATCCGGGCATCGACCTGGAGCTGGTGGGCGAGACGCGCGAGCTCGACGTCTTGCGCCGCGAGGCCGACGTGGCCCTTCGCCTCTCCCGTCCGCGCGAGTCCTCGCTCATCGCGCGCCGGGTCGGGCGCTACGAGTACGGCATTTACGCGGGTCAATCCTATGTGGACCGCCGCCCGCCCCCGCGCAGCCTGCGCGATCTCGCGGCGCACGAGTGGCTCACGTACGACACGTCACTGGACCACATTCCGGAGGCGCGCTGGCTTCGCGAACATGCGCCGCGACCGCGCTTCGCCCTGCGGACGAATCGAACGGTAACGCTGGTGGCGGCCTGCGCCTCGGGGCACGGGCTCGCGATCTTGCCGACCGCGTTCGAGGCCGCCGACCCTCGCCTGGTTCGGATCCTGCCGCGCACCCCCCTTCCAACACGCGACGCTTGGATGGTCTTCCACCGCGACCTTCGCACCAACGCGCGTGTGAACGCGTTGGGTGCCTGGCTCACGGAGCTCTTTGCGAGCTAG
- a CDS encoding NAD(P)-dependent alcohol dehydrogenase: MKAFELTQYGYDGLRLAERPQPSPGPGQLVLRMRAAALNYRDLSVLRGEYASMPLPVIMGSDGVGEVVATGAGVTKFAIGDRVLLLYITNWIDGAPPEENMRRLGGPLDGTFAEYVTIQEDGAVHAPAHLSDVEAATLPVAGLTAWHMLFAQGDLRLGQSVVVQGTGGVSLFALMLARAAGAEVIVTSGSDEKLARAKALGAHHVINYRTTPDWDVRVRELTRGRGADHVIDVAGGEELTRSIKAARIAGTVYVTGYVASMNANLALLPAITKRVRLQAVSGGHRASLEALARTTELHREIRPVIDRTFHFTELKEALRHLDRGGHFGKVALSFEGTAS, from the coding sequence ATGAAAGCCTTCGAACTCACGCAATACGGCTACGATGGTCTGCGCCTCGCCGAGCGCCCGCAACCTTCACCCGGCCCGGGGCAGCTCGTTCTTCGCATGCGCGCCGCGGCGCTCAATTACCGCGACCTCAGTGTCCTGCGCGGGGAGTACGCGAGCATGCCGCTGCCCGTGATCATGGGCTCCGACGGCGTGGGCGAGGTCGTGGCCACGGGCGCGGGAGTGACCAAGTTCGCCATCGGCGATCGCGTCTTGCTCCTGTACATCACGAATTGGATCGACGGCGCGCCGCCCGAAGAGAACATGCGCCGCCTGGGCGGGCCGCTCGATGGCACCTTCGCCGAGTACGTCACCATCCAAGAAGATGGCGCGGTGCACGCGCCGGCGCATCTTTCCGACGTCGAGGCGGCAACCTTGCCCGTCGCCGGCCTCACCGCATGGCACATGCTCTTTGCACAAGGTGACCTGCGCCTCGGGCAGTCGGTGGTCGTGCAGGGCACGGGCGGCGTGTCGCTGTTCGCGTTGATGCTCGCGCGGGCGGCCGGGGCCGAGGTCATCGTCACCTCGGGCAGCGACGAGAAGCTCGCACGTGCGAAAGCGTTGGGCGCGCACCACGTCATCAACTACCGCACGACGCCGGACTGGGACGTGCGCGTTCGCGAACTCACCCGGGGCCGCGGTGCCGATCACGTGATCGACGTGGCCGGCGGCGAAGAACTCACGCGATCCATCAAGGCCGCGCGCATCGCAGGAACCGTGTACGTCACAGGCTACGTCGCGAGCATGAACGCGAACCTCGCGCTGCTCCCGGCCATCACGAAACGCGTGCGCCTCCAAGCGGTCTCGGGCGGGCATCGTGCGAGCCTCGAGGCACTCGCACGCACCACGGAGTTGCATCGCGAAATCCGACCGGTGATCGATCGCACCTTCCACTTCACGGAGCTAAAGGAGGCGCTTCGCCACTTGGACAGAGGTGGCCACTTTGGAAAGGTTGCGCTTTCATTCGAGGGCACAGCCTCGTAG
- a CDS encoding glutathione S-transferase family protein yields the protein MRLHQFHPSGNCYKVRLLLHHLDLPVELVDVDYLGGETRTPAYRKINPIGRVPTLELDDGTFLPESPAILWYFAEGTPYLPADRLQRARVLQWMSFEQYDHEPYIAVARNWVSYAGIPRGKEGELRERQEKGRKTLAVMDEHLRTSDFFAATYSIADIALYAYTHVAREGEFDLSLYPHVLAWLERVRSQPRHIGITERP from the coding sequence ATGCGCCTCCATCAATTCCACCCGTCGGGAAACTGTTACAAGGTCCGGTTGCTCCTGCATCACCTGGACCTGCCCGTCGAGCTCGTCGATGTCGATTACCTGGGTGGGGAGACGCGCACGCCGGCCTATCGCAAGATCAATCCAATCGGCCGCGTTCCGACCCTCGAGCTCGACGACGGTACGTTCCTTCCCGAGTCGCCCGCCATCCTCTGGTACTTCGCGGAGGGCACGCCGTACCTTCCTGCGGATCGACTGCAACGCGCGCGTGTGCTGCAGTGGATGAGTTTCGAGCAGTACGATCACGAGCCCTACATCGCGGTGGCGCGCAACTGGGTCAGTTACGCGGGGATACCGCGCGGTAAGGAGGGCGAGCTGCGCGAGCGTCAGGAGAAGGGGCGCAAGACGCTCGCCGTCATGGATGAGCATTTGCGGACGAGCGACTTCTTTGCGGCTACGTATTCCATCGCAGACATCGCGCTGTACGCTTACACACACGTGGCGCGGGAAGGCGAATTCGACCTCTCGCTCTACCCTCACGTGCTCGCATGGCTCGAACGGGTGCGGTCACAACCGCGTCACATCGGCATCACCGAGCGGCCATAA
- a CDS encoding diguanylate cyclase: MMVREAPKGSVLIVDGDKETRANLRRALPPGMFRVVEAADAWEALAKMDSADTMFDLLVLDVSQARPSTLEMTRRLRRAESTAHIPIFAFAWRPLTETEVQRAVEHGVTDFVSMPSSPTALAAKLRAAGEQVKLVRKLQKELEFAQKNATVDELTGLGNRRGFEARILEESAYAKRHKEPFAVLLLDLDRFKTINDRFGHEEGDRLLAHFAGALKTISRGEDVAFRYGGDEFVLLLRACDANRARDVATRMRLHLQQHPFRFSDGTTDPVPFSGGVAAVLPNETFLGQDLFARADVALYRAKNAGRDRVYVWGVDETREGSPVSARRPSTLRTLVTTPFTPTTLVRTLRQARALISSEDRWISRGFAQDREGRWCPVGSESAARFSVLGAIVRVGGGSRDVLALARRAFHYIAPELYEKLTNEELTFSHAEAMDLLDRTVARLDATVLTVRPHTADPGRTAP, from the coding sequence ATGATGGTCCGCGAGGCGCCAAAGGGCTCCGTGTTGATCGTGGACGGTGACAAAGAAACACGCGCGAACCTTCGGCGCGCCTTGCCACCTGGAATGTTCCGCGTTGTCGAAGCGGCGGACGCATGGGAGGCGCTCGCCAAAATGGATTCGGCGGACACCATGTTCGATCTGCTGGTGCTCGACGTGTCGCAGGCGCGGCCGTCGACCCTGGAGATGACCCGACGTCTGCGGCGCGCCGAATCGACGGCGCACATTCCGATTTTCGCCTTCGCGTGGCGCCCGCTGACCGAGACCGAGGTGCAGAGGGCCGTCGAGCACGGCGTGACGGACTTCGTGTCGATGCCTTCGTCGCCCACGGCCCTGGCTGCGAAGCTTCGGGCGGCGGGCGAGCAGGTGAAGCTCGTTCGTAAGCTGCAGAAGGAGCTCGAGTTCGCGCAGAAGAACGCGACCGTGGACGAGCTCACCGGGCTGGGGAACCGTCGAGGTTTCGAGGCGCGCATCCTCGAAGAGAGCGCCTACGCCAAGCGGCACAAGGAGCCATTCGCGGTGCTCCTGCTCGATCTGGATCGGTTCAAGACGATCAACGACCGATTCGGCCATGAGGAGGGGGATCGCTTGCTCGCGCACTTCGCGGGCGCGCTGAAGACGATTTCGCGCGGCGAGGACGTGGCCTTCCGCTACGGCGGCGACGAGTTCGTGCTGCTTCTGCGCGCGTGCGACGCGAACCGCGCGCGCGATGTGGCGACGCGCATGCGGCTGCATCTGCAGCAGCACCCCTTTCGTTTTTCCGATGGGACGACGGATCCCGTGCCGTTCAGCGGCGGGGTGGCCGCGGTGCTCCCGAACGAGACATTCCTCGGGCAGGATCTATTTGCACGCGCCGACGTGGCGCTCTACCGCGCGAAGAACGCGGGGCGCGATCGCGTGTACGTGTGGGGCGTCGACGAGACGCGCGAGGGCAGTCCGGTGTCGGCGCGGCGTCCGAGCACCCTGCGCACGTTGGTGACGACGCCGTTCACCCCGACGACGTTGGTGCGCACGCTTCGGCAGGCGCGCGCGCTCATCTCGAGCGAAGACCGATGGATCTCGCGTGGCTTCGCGCAAGACCGCGAGGGGCGTTGGTGTCCGGTGGGAAGCGAGAGCGCGGCGCGCTTCAGTGTGCTCGGTGCGATCGTGCGCGTGGGTGGCGGCTCGCGCGATGTGCTTGCGCTGGCGCGCCGTGCTTTTCACTATATTGCGCCCGAGCTTTACGAGAAGCTGACGAACGAGGAACTGACGTTCAGTCATGCCGAGGCCATGGATCTGCTGGATCGCACCGTTGCGCGTCTCGATGCGACGGTATTGACGGTGAGGCCCCACACCGCGGACCCCGGCCGCACGGCTCCGTAG
- a CDS encoding VOC family protein — MPEFDQHQPTTFCHSQLATRDVQRAKVFYNELFGWTFDDVRLPSGGVYTRCSVRGRDVAAFRQAGRDAGWTLCISVHNVDTAVQRATRLGGRVRSAPNDVLHLGRMATIEDRDGATFGVWQSQARAVTPLVGEVSAACWHELSADDPADAQQFYTELFGWRARTSHELGREYTEFRLGTQAVGGLVKTPAPRTPPSWIAYFSVRDCDWAARIATAMGGETVVAPRDLPTVGRFAVIRDTEGSLFGILGSRPS; from the coding sequence ATGCCCGAGTTCGACCAGCACCAGCCCACCACTTTTTGTCATAGCCAACTTGCAACGCGCGACGTGCAACGCGCGAAGGTCTTCTACAACGAGCTCTTTGGCTGGACGTTCGACGACGTGCGGCTGCCGAGCGGCGGCGTGTACACGCGCTGTAGTGTGCGCGGCCGCGACGTGGCCGCGTTTCGCCAAGCGGGTCGCGATGCAGGGTGGACGCTCTGCATTTCGGTCCACAACGTCGACACCGCCGTGCAACGCGCGACGCGCTTGGGTGGCCGCGTGCGTTCGGCCCCGAACGACGTGCTGCATTTGGGTCGCATGGCCACCATCGAGGATCGCGACGGCGCGACGTTCGGCGTGTGGCAATCGCAGGCGCGTGCGGTCACGCCGCTGGTGGGCGAGGTGTCCGCGGCCTGTTGGCACGAGCTCTCGGCGGACGATCCGGCGGACGCGCAGCAGTTCTACACGGAGTTGTTCGGCTGGCGCGCGCGCACGTCGCACGAGCTCGGGCGCGAGTACACGGAGTTTCGCTTGGGTACGCAGGCGGTGGGCGGCTTGGTGAAGACGCCCGCACCGCGCACGCCTCCATCGTGGATCGCGTACTTTTCCGTGCGCGATTGCGACTGGGCCGCCCGCATCGCCACCGCAATGGGCGGCGAGACAGTGGTCGCCCCGCGAGATCTTCCTACGGTGGGCCGCTTCGCCGTGATCCGCGATACGGAAGGATCGCTGTTCGGCATTTTGGGTTCGCGCCCTTCGTGA
- a CDS encoding DUF1697 domain-containing protein produces MTARLGGEFRVALLRGINLGSSNRLPMPALVAMFEAAGCVDVRHYIQSGNIVFRANEKLGARLGSLIAKRIAADYGYDVPVILRSAAELREVLRVNPFLDRGTEGKTLHVAFLAAEPDPARVSALDAKRSPPDSFAVVGREIYLYCPNGVGQTKLTNAYFDAKLGTTSTMRNWNTVQKLVAMME; encoded by the coding sequence GTGACCGCGCGCCTCGGTGGTGAGTTCCGCGTGGCCTTGCTGCGCGGAATCAACCTGGGGAGCTCGAACCGGCTGCCCATGCCGGCGTTGGTGGCGATGTTCGAGGCCGCGGGCTGCGTGGACGTGCGGCACTATATCCAAAGCGGCAACATCGTCTTTCGCGCGAACGAGAAGCTCGGCGCCCGTCTCGGCTCGCTCATCGCGAAGCGCATCGCCGCCGATTATGGGTATGACGTTCCCGTGATCTTGCGCTCGGCGGCGGAGCTGCGCGAGGTGCTTCGGGTGAATCCATTTTTGGATCGGGGCACCGAGGGGAAAACCTTGCACGTCGCCTTTTTGGCAGCGGAGCCCGATCCGGCGCGGGTGAGCGCTTTGGATGCGAAGCGCTCACCGCCCGATTCCTTCGCGGTGGTGGGCCGCGAGATTTACCTTTACTGCCCGAATGGCGTTGGGCAGACGAAGCTGACCAACGCCTACTTCGACGCGAAACTCGGGACCACGAGCACCATGCGCAACTGGAACACGGTGCAGAAGCTGGTGGCGATGATGGAGTAA